A region of the Serinicoccus profundi genome:
TGGCGCCGCAGCAGCCGCACCCCCGGCAGCGGGTTGAGGCAGTCGGCCCCGGCGTGGACGAGGGTGTCGACGACCGGCAGGGCCTCATAGCGGAGGCCGCGGTGCACCACCAAGGCGACCCGCGAGGCGTCGGGCGGCTCGTCACCGTCGTGCGGCCGGCATACCTCCACGTCCACGCCGTGACGCCCCAGCAGGCCGAACACCTCGGGGAAGATGCTCGAAGAGGACGGCGCCTTGCCGAGCACGAAGAGCGCGAGCGGGCGCTCGGGCGCCCCGGGGATGCGGGCCATGCGTCCTCCTCGACGACGGTCGACCCAGCATCACCGACGCAGGTGAGGCGCCGATGAGAGCGCCCCTAGACTGCCGACCATGACGGAGCACCCGAGCCCCGAGGCCGCCGACACCTTCGCCGGCTCGCGCGACGGCTTCGAGCGGCTGTGGACCCCACACCGGATGGCCTACGTCCGGGGTGAGCGGCCCAGCGCCGACGCCGGTGACGGCTGCCCGTTCTGCGTCGCCCCCGAGCGGGACGACGAGGAGAGCCTCATCGTGCACCGGGGCGTGCACTGCTACGTCATCCTCAACCTCTTCCCCTACAACCCGGGCCACCTCCTCGTCTGCCCCTACCGCCACGTCCCGCTCTACGTCGACCTCACCGAGGAGGAGACGAGCGAGTTCAGCGCGCTGACCAAGGCCGCGGTCCGGGCGATCCAGGCGGCGAGCAACCCGGCCGGCTTCAACCTCGGGATGAACCAGGGCGAGGTCGCGGGGGCGGGGGTCGCGGCGCACCTGCACCAGCACGTCGTGCCCCGCTGGATGGGCGACGCCAACTTCCTGCCGATCGTCGGGCAGACCAAGGCCCTGCCGCAGCTGCTGGCGGACGTCCGGGCCCAGCTCGCCGAGCACTGGCCCCGCTGAGAGGTAGGCCCGTGCACGCCCCCGCGCGGTCCGGGAGCACCCCCGTACGGCCGTAGACTGGGAGCCCTCGCCGGTGAGGCACGCGCAGCCTCGCCCCACGGCACATCCGCACCGCACGAGAGGCCCCCCTGGCATGTCCGAGCCCACCCAGCCCACCACCGGCACCACCCGCGTCAAGCGCGGCATGGCCGACATGCTCAAGGGCGGCGTCATCATGGACGTCGTCACCGCCGAGCAGGCCAAGATCGCCGAGGACGCGGGCGCCGTCGCCGTCATGGCGCTCGAGCGGGTCCCCGCGGACATCCGGGCCCAGGGCGGCGTCTCGCGGATGAGCGACCCGGACATGATCGACAGCATCATCGAGGCCGTCTCGATCCCCGTCATGGCCAAGGCCCGCATCGGCCACTTCGTCGAGGCGCAGGTGCTGCAGAGCCTCGGCGTCGACTACATCGACGAGTCCGAGGTGCTGACCCCGGCCGACTACGCCAACCACATCGACAAGTGGGCCTTCACCGTGCCCTTCGTCTGCGGCGCGACCAACCTCGGTGAGGCGCTGCGCCGGATCACCGAGGGCGCGGCGATGATCCGTTCCAAGGGCGAGGCCGGCACCGGCGACGTCTCCAACGCCACCACCCACATGCGCGCGATCCGCGGCGAGATCAACCGGCTCACCTCGCTGGCGCAGGACGAGCTCTACGTCGCGGCCAAGGAGCTGCAGGCCCCCTACGAGCTCGTCAAGGAGGTCGCCGGCTCCGGCAAGCTCCCGGTCGTGCTCTTCACCGCTGGCGGCATCGCCACCCCGGCCGACGCGGCGATGATGATGCAGCTCGGTGCCGAGGGCGTCTTCGTCGGCTCCGGCATCTTCAAGTCGGGCAACCCCGAGCAGCGCGCCGCCGCGATCGTCAAGGCCACGACCTTCCACGACGACCCGGACACCATCGCGGAGGTCTCGCGCGGCCTGGG
Encoded here:
- the pdxS gene encoding pyridoxal 5'-phosphate synthase lyase subunit PdxS, which gives rise to MSEPTQPTTGTTRVKRGMADMLKGGVIMDVVTAEQAKIAEDAGAVAVMALERVPADIRAQGGVSRMSDPDMIDSIIEAVSIPVMAKARIGHFVEAQVLQSLGVDYIDESEVLTPADYANHIDKWAFTVPFVCGATNLGEALRRITEGAAMIRSKGEAGTGDVSNATTHMRAIRGEINRLTSLAQDELYVAAKELQAPYELVKEVAGSGKLPVVLFTAGGIATPADAAMMMQLGAEGVFVGSGIFKSGNPEQRAAAIVKATTFHDDPDTIAEVSRGLGEAMVGINVDDIPQPHRLAERGW
- a CDS encoding HIT family protein; its protein translation is MTEHPSPEAADTFAGSRDGFERLWTPHRMAYVRGERPSADAGDGCPFCVAPERDDEESLIVHRGVHCYVILNLFPYNPGHLLVCPYRHVPLYVDLTEEETSEFSALTKAAVRAIQAASNPAGFNLGMNQGEVAGAGVAAHLHQHVVPRWMGDANFLPIVGQTKALPQLLADVRAQLAEHWPR